The DNA segment ACCCCTGATGCGGCTGCGGATCGCGGAGACCCGATGAACCTGCTGTCGTTCGGATTCGTCCCGTTCATGGCGGTCGCGTGCGCGGCGTACTGGGCGTCGCCGGCCAGGTTCCGCGCCCACGTCCTGCTGATCGCCAGCCTCGCGTTCTACGCGTTCTGGGACGCGCGGCTGCTCGCGCTGCTGGTCGCATCCGCGCTGGCCAACCACGCCGTCGTGCGCGAACTCGCCCGCCCCGCCGGCGTGCTGACGGCGTCCCGGCGGCGCGCGATCCTGCGCCTCGGCATCGGCCTGCAATGCGCGCTGCTCTTCGCGTTCAAGTATTTCGCCTTCTTCGCCGGGAGCGCCCGTTCGCTCCTGGAGGCGGCCGGGCTGCCCGCGACGCCGCTCGCGCTGGACATCGCGGTCCCGTTGGGCCTGTCCTATTTCTGCCTGAAGGCCATCGCCATCCAGGCCGAGACGTACCTGGGGCGCCTGCCGGCCGCGCCGACGGCGATCCACCACGTCGTCTACCTGCTGTTCTTCCCGTCGCTCACCGCCGGACCCATCGACCGGCCGCAGCCCTTCCTCGCGCAGCTCGATCCCGCCGTCCGCCCGTCGCTGCGGGCCTCCCTGCGGCGGGGCGGCGACCTGCTGTTCGTCGGCGCCGTGAAGAAGCTCGTCATCGCCAACCACCTGGCGCCCGCGGTCGACCGCGCGTTCGCCGGCGATTTCGCCGGCGCGGGGTCCGCCGCCCTGGCCGCCGCGACCTACGCCTTCTACATCTACGCCGACTTCTCGGGCTACACCGATCTCGCGCGCGGCTGCGCCGCCTGCCTCGGCTTCGATCTCGCCGTCAACTTCCGCACACCGTACGGGGCGCACAGCCCCAGCGAGTTCTGGCAGCGCTGGCACATGTCCCTGTCGAGCTGGCTGCGCGACTACGTGTTCCTGCCGCTGGGCGGCGCGTTCCGCTCGCGCGGGCGGGCGTACCTGAACCTGGTGCTCACGATGCTCGTGGCCGGCCTCTGGCACGGCGCCTCGTGGATGTACGTCCTGTGGGGCCTGTACTTCGGCCTGCTGATGGTGGGCCACCGCGCCCTGCAGCCCTCGCTGAAGCGGCTGCGCCGCCGGTTGCGCCTGCGCGGCCGCGTCCGGCAGGCCGTCGAAGTCGCCCTCTCGTTCTCGCTCGTGGGTTTCGGGTGGCTGATCTTCCGCGGCGACGGCCCGCGCCAGCTGGTTTCGGCCTTCGCGAACGGCCCGTCCGTGGGCGCAGGGGACTGGCGGCCCTTCCTGACGACGGTCGTCCCTTTGGCCCTGCTCATGGTGCTGACCGACGCCCTCGGCGGCAGGGACGCCGAACCGGCCCTGCTGCGCAGCCGCCGGATCCCGTGGTGGGGCAAGCCCGTGCTCGTCGCCCTGGCGGCCTACGCCGTCTTCATCCTCGGCGTGCAGACGCAGTCGTTCGTCTACGCCCAGTTCTGAGCCGGGAGGCCGCATGAAGCGCATCCGCGGACTCGCCCGGCTGCTGATCGCGTGCTGCCTCGCGGGCGCCACCCTGGAGATCGCCGCCCGTGCCGACGACTGGCTGCGGTACCGGGCGGACCCGCTGGCCTACTACGGTCCCCTGAACCTGCGCTGGGTCGACGACCAGGGGCTCAGCTTCAACCGGCCCGGCATCCGGTACGAGATCCGCGAACACGACGAACACGGCTTCCGCAAGCACCCTTACGCCGCCACCGCCGGCAACGACGCCGCTTTGGACGTCGTCTGCCTGGGCACGTCGGAATCCTACGGGCTCTACGAGCGGGCCGGCCGGG comes from the bacterium genome and includes:
- a CDS encoding MBOAT family O-acyltransferase, coding for MNLLSFGFVPFMAVACAAYWASPARFRAHVLLIASLAFYAFWDARLLALLVASALANHAVVRELARPAGVLTASRRRAILRLGIGLQCALLFAFKYFAFFAGSARSLLEAAGLPATPLALDIAVPLGLSYFCLKAIAIQAETYLGRLPAAPTAIHHVVYLLFFPSLTAGPIDRPQPFLAQLDPAVRPSLRASLRRGGDLLFVGAVKKLVIANHLAPAVDRAFAGDFAGAGSAALAAATYAFYIYADFSGYTDLARGCAACLGFDLAVNFRTPYGAHSPSEFWQRWHMSLSSWLRDYVFLPLGGAFRSRGRAYLNLVLTMLVAGLWHGASWMYVLWGLYFGLLMVGHRALQPSLKRLRRRLRLRGRVRQAVEVALSFSLVGFGWLIFRGDGPRQLVSAFANGPSVGAGDWRPFLTTVVPLALLMVLTDALGGRDAEPALLRSRRIPWWGKPVLVALAAYAVFILGVQTQSFVYAQF